Genomic DNA from Dermacentor variabilis isolate Ectoservices chromosome 6, ASM5094787v1, whole genome shotgun sequence:
ggcaggaaggttaaccagaagatAGATttacagtttgctaccctgcaatagGGAAGGGGAAGAAACGTTATATTAACGTTGCTGTGGTACCACGCCGGGAATAAACACTAATTCAACAATTCAACACACCACTCACTTTGAAAGAAATGGATTCCGGCGTCTCATACGAGCGCCACGTGGATGTATCCAAGTCGTAGTCGTAGGCAATCCCAGCTTCGCCGCCTTTGCCGATTGTGAAGTTTGTCTTGCAgacctgtaaaaaaaaagttgaaagagATGCCATCAATACTTTTTCCGATAGCTCAAGCATGTAGGTTCAGCATGAAGATGCAGCAAAAGCGACAACTGCATGGGCAGTGTCTAACAATCTCGTTTTATGTCTACTTGTACAACAGAACTCCTTTCCGGTCATGTGACGGACACATAataccatattgtcacgtggtggtgacgttgaagaacacagtagcaatactgtgaaagacaaaactaacttttattgggcgaacctgtgcccacaaaacaggctacacttatagcgcaacgatagcggaaaatacagtcggcgatcgtcgaaaagctGATCAGCGAGGTCAAGGgcctcggcttttatacataagtggtcgaatgttccagagtaatcgctgggacccgcgtgccttccacaaagttctacattattcgcgtcgcgcacacatgcaatcagattacacaaggttcggtcacagacaccGGATGGAAACatctataacattccagaaacttccgatacacgcaggcgcgtcctgcgctgtgcgatgacatttgttaggcggtgaaacatgtcgcccgatgaAGGCAAGcacgtacacgtgtcaatatattacAACGCGGAAAGGATTAAACCTGGCTAAGCTGGTAACTATGAATACAGTAGGTATAATTGTAAGTCGAATTGGCGCCGCGAACTGATAGATAAGTCGTGTTACAATAACAACGTTATGATAAAATAAACTATATAGAGCTCGTGCGCTGAAACGACACTTGAAGTGTAATTTTCACGTTAGTCGCAGGCTAAATGTCCTCATTTAGCCTGTGACAATGGGCCTCCTACAAAGGATCACGCTACAAGCCTTAGTGAAGGATATGGTCCGTTCTCGGAACAACATTATACTGTGTAGCTTCAACTGCTGCGCGGTCAACCAAGCAAGCACGCTATGCTTCGGTAGACATCTGGCATACGTGTACGCGTATGCAAGTGAATTAATCGTGAACTAATACTCGCCGTGGTGGCATTAGTGCTGCGtcgctaagcccgagggcgcaggATCAAattcctgccgcggcggccgcatttcaatgggggcgaaatgcaaaaatacgcGCGCACAGTGCATTGGCTGCACGCTAAATAAAATCCCCAGGTTGTCTGAATTACTCCAGAGTCCCCCACTTcaacgcgcctcataatcatatagtggtttttgcacgtaatgCCGCAGAATTTAATTTGTGATTCCACCTTGAACTGATGTTTTGCAAGAAGGTTCGGTCAGCacgataagaaagaaaaaagaaaaaaaaactaggccTAAACTTAGTACTACTAACTATTTAATGGCATCTCCGGGCAGTCGCTTTCTAGCACTCCAAGACGCTCCCAAAATGCCAACATTGTTCGCATGGTGAAATAAGAGCGCTTGAGCTGCATTCGGATCGCTTTTCCTGATCGCCTGACTCAAGATCAGAGCGCTGAGAGGCGCACCCAGTTTTGCTGTCCTAGCAGCCGAGAAATCTGGTCGCTCTTAGGTCACGTGACCCTGCCCCTTTCCGTGGTTGCGCTGGCGAATGTCTCGCTGGCCCTAGCACCATTCGCGGCATCGGCCGCAGCCCCGGCTCTGTTACTGAAAGCTCCCCTCAGCTTTCACTTTCTTCCCTCTCACTGCTCCGGCCGTTCGGTTGGCGCAACGCGTCGCCTACTTGGATTCAGAGTGCCTACGGAACCTGCTCGCATTCGGAGGATCACAGCGACCATCCGAGGTTACCATAAGTAAACTTAAATTGTGTTTATTGCGACGTCTCAACAACTGATCAAGCGTGCGTCGCGGGCGACCTTGCACACTCTCGTTTGTCAAAGCGGCGTCATAACTCTTTATTTCTTGTAAACTTGCGGTTCCGCACACGCTGTGACGCGCTCGCGTACGCTAGAAACGCGTCCAGTTTTCTGTTAGATACCTCCAAAGAGGGTCAGGTCCGCTTAtgtacggggtgatcatttttaaattTCCCGGCAATATTAAAGATCGCCTATGACAGATGGCAAGAGTCTTGTCCTTGAGCCGGCTtcttcgaagaggcggacattgctagcACATGAAATCGTaacacacattcaactaattaGCAAATTATCACTAATTAATTTAtgaactaattactttacggcgcatatttcAAATTAGGAATTGTAGCCGCGGCGAGCTTGCGAGACGTATCAACTTGAAgtgaatctccaggatgacaccagtttcaagcccaaagtgtgggacaaagtatacatgggcgttccagttcctatgtgcttcaatgcataaaacatcgttttttttttttgagaaagaaGTGGAACCACAGTGCATTTCTCACGGGGAgttcgacggcgaatacctccaAAGTCGTGCCATTCTGGAAATTAGTTCCAAGTCGGGACGCCTTGCAAACACAccagctgcaattcgtaaatcGCAAACTTGTGCGTAATTAAGAAGttattactgatttttttttcattaattgaatatgtgtttcgatttctcgtgcaagtaatgtccggctCTCTGAATAACCCAGCTCGAGGACTTGAATTACGTTATCcgcaacaggcaatttttaaaaaattctaaaaatttttaaaaaaacttaaaaatgatcaccccatatAATGCTATAAAGAATATCTGGACCGATTGTGGGATAACCACTAGGCCACGCTCACACGTCTCTCGTGCCAAAGTCGCTCTCTGAAACGTCTGGCGCGTGCGTCACGTGACAATTTCTCGCTTTCTTCCCTTGTGAGAGCTAgagctttgagacgctgtgttagactACACTGCCTTCGAGATCTCCCCGTATTCTGAGAGATACCAATTACAAtgccttcgggatcgacccataTTTTCTGTTAGATAGCTCTAAAGCAGGCAAAGTTCACCTATAATTCAATCGTATTCAATTCAAGCCCGCGCACCAAAAGGGCATGTCATCTGTGAGCGCGCATTCTTCAATAGCGGGGCGTTACGCGGAGCGAACGTGCCAAATTGATTTAAAAGGTGTGCGGTAACATAACGCGATCCTTGCAGGGCCCGCACGCTGCCCCACTCCCCAAGTTCCTTCGGTCGCATCCCCTCATTTCTCGCCCCATCTGAACCCAACCAGCTGCGCTAACAAAAAGTGCGAACAATTATAGTAAAGTTCTATTTGCTACAAACAGCACAATGCCCGAAAACAAGTGACAGTCAAAGTTGACGCATCTACAGCCGCTATGTCAGGATACGACATCGCGCGCACACTTCGCGCTGTCAGATGCATCGCAGTTTGCCGATAACACGAAAAGATTGGGCTGCAGCGCGATGGAACTTTTACGTTCTATCTGCTTTTAGTCTCCAAATTCTATGGGTTCTCGCGTATCTTGAATGAAGTGGTTATCCTAAACCAGGGCAGAAATGAAACGCGGCGCATGTCAACAGAGCTGTGTCTTGTCGTGATCAGACCAGTATCTGCTTATCAAGCTCTCACCGACGGCGGGGTGAGAAGTGAAAAAGTTAAAACTGTCCTTGAAAAAGGTATTTTGTGGCGCTGCAGCTCGTTTCCTAGGGTGCAGAAAGCATAATAACGTGACACTTGGTCCCGAGAAGCGTATGTGGGTTACCTGAAAACGAAGACGAACTTCGCATCGAGTTACCCTCAGCAGAAAGACTACAGCCAACTTGCCGCTGAGCGTGATTAACCTTTGTCGACATCCACTTCCTGAGTACGATTGAACAGCTGCTTTTCGCAAGCGAAACACCAATGGCTGAAGTGCGTGCAACTGCGTTACGCGATGCTGGAGCACCGGTCCACAAGAAAGCATGCCCTGCGGAGGAACCAACGCCCAATCTAAAGGAAATCGACAGACGTCGCCTGCTCGGCAACAGGGTCGCAAGAGAAGACtccaagaagaagaaacaaagtgCGTCTGTTAGGCCACGCCAAGTACACCATCCAGTGGCGCGAAGGCCAGCTGGAACCAACATCGGCAATTCTTCGAGAGTGGTCGTGGACAGACCGCTCAGCGGCGGCTCGGCAAGAAGGCGGACCGGTGACCAAGGCTTCTCGGCGTTCTTGGAACAATGCAAGCGCCTGCTCGTGACAGCGTCGTACCGGGGCTCGGTGAAGAACCCTCTGGACGCGCTGGGCGTCGTCTTCCTGTCGTTCCTGGCCGCCAGGTTCCCGCTCGAGCGGTATTTTCTCAGGCGCCAGAAGTCGTCCCGCGCGGGGGTCGGCAGCGCTGCGACCGGCGCTCGAAAACCCAGGGCCATCGAAGACCACTCGCCCATGTCCGACGCCGTCCTCTTGAGCGTCGACAAGGAGACCCGCAAGGCGCGCTGCACCACGGTCCAGATAGGGCAAGGACGCCAAGCGGCCGCGACGAAGGTCGGTGAGCCCGGCGCCAAGGCCCCTGATGGCTGCGGCGTCAGCAAGCACCGCCAACAGCCCGAGCACAAGGGCAAGCCTGTCGAAGAGCTCGTGCCCGTTCTGACGCTGCCCCAAGCTGCGGACGTGTTCCAGCATATGGCAGGCTTCCTGGGACCCGCCATATTGCAGCAGGCCGGCAAGGGAACCAGTTGCGTCCCGGGTTCGGCGGACCGCCAACAGCGATGCCCCCGGTTCGGCCGTGGCTTTCTGGCCATTCGACACAGCAAGTCCGTGTTCCAGACGGAAGAGTGGAAGCCACGCGGCCGCAGCTTGTACAAGCCGCTGACGAACGACATGATGATCAACGCGCTCAGCGTGGACCAACTAAGCTTCGAGAGCGGCCAGTTCTTCTTGGCTGACGGGACGGGCAACTATGCCGGAGCTAAGAGCGGCCACGCCATCCACTTCTGGAGGTACAACAACGTTGAGAAAAGGCTCTTCGTGTCCCAGTCTGTGTTCTTTTTAAACGAGGAAGACTACACTGGAGTCCTAGAACAACTGGAGTACATCTAAGCCCGGCGCTCGTCGCTTGCTCGAAGTCGTCACTTCAGGCACTTCGAAGTGTGTTTACTCTCGTAGCGACCGTTTAGCGAATGGACAAGTAGCGTTCTTTGTGGCGTGTCTTTTGCAGTGTATATCTTGAGGTCATGCGTCTTCGTACGCCGCAGTTTATTGCTTTGGGGAGAGGAGAACCAAAGAGCAGTTCTGCCGATAGTCTAGGCGCGGCTGACTTTCCATCAGAAGTGCGTATTCGCAAAGAAATATTGGGAGCTCGGAATGGAAGGAAGGGATGGTTTCGCGGATGGCTTTTCTTTTCGCGCTATGTAATTGGCTGCATAAATTAAATTTTAATAAAATGAATATTTGCCCAATATTTTGTTCTACGATCTCATTTGTCGCCTTAGTTGTCCTTAGTTGTCCTCAGTGACAACTAGGAGCGATAAACAGTTTCCTTCGTAACAAACATCTTTCGAATTATTACTTTGCGGTTCCTATACCACTTCTTCAAGAGAACAGCTCAGTACGGTCACTAAATAGGCCATTTGGCTTATTTTCGTGTGTGTGAAAGGTACTGAAAAACAACTAGGCTTGAGACGAGGCCCATAACGACAGCAGTCCGTACTGTCGCTTTCTGCATGGTTCAATGGCGTGAACTAATTTGTGCATTCGAAAAATATGCAGGCCATAAATACAACAGCGTGTACAGTCAACAGCGAAAAAATTGCgggatgcgcgagcgcgtggcaaagcaaccctcctccccttccagcggtgaacccctggtgtcgagaccgacacctgcacgcatgcgcgttcCTCCGAGACtccaagcgtgcatgtttccgcacTTCCTCTTTgggcgccggcgatatccgaatgtaaccgcgaggtagccctcttgcgataCGGGcggggttcttttttcttttttttttgcctctcgtcctcatcgaaatgccgccgcggccgggattcaatcacgCAGCCTCGCgcatagcagcacaacaccataaccgctaagccaccacgacgGGTAAACCTAAATGACACATGTAAGCTGTCATCTAAGGGATTAGGCATGTACTGGGTGTCAGAAAAGTAACTGCAGTAGAAACTGTGGCCTTAAGCTTCATGTTTTACATACGGCGGTGCCGTGATCACTGCAGGAGATGCTGAAAATGCCCACTATCGGCTTGAAGACACGTCAGCACATGACGCTGTATATCGTTGCACTCGGTGGAGGGTTACTGTAATCTGTGCAACGCGCTAATTAATGGCTGTCTGTAGCTCCTGCAGTGTGCGAAGATTATTCTTGTACACCTCTCATTCGAGTCAACCTAACAGACGTTATAAAGCCAACCACGGGCCTTACGCTATCGTACGTGAAACTGCGATGTCATTCACAATCATCGCAATGTGTTATTTTCTCACTATAGAATCACGTTTTTGACACCCAGTACTTTCGCACGTGCCATAATATGAAGTACGCGAGCAACTGCACGTCAACGCAAGCACCCGTACTGTTCACAACTGGCATACTGAGACCTACATTTTATTTCGATCTGCTTATATACGGCAGCACTCTGGAAGCTGTGAATAGGACAGCATGGCGCCTTCGACGTCACTGTCGATACTCCCTGTAAAGCGTTTGTTTAGTGTCACAGCTCCCTCATAGTATCACAGCCGGCGTGCGACTGGATAGAAAAGgcttgctattattattattattattattattattattattattattattattattatttgaggaAGCTTACGGGCCTCTTAAGATAACGCTTAAGTTTCAGCATTTACTTGAGAATTCATTTTGTGGTTGCGTACGAAATTGCATGACAATTCCGAGCACGCGTTGGTGAAGTAATGCATGCGCAATGGAAGCTAACACCCACAGTCGAGGTATAGTCGAATAACTGCTTTCCGCTGACCTCTGCGAACGGCACAAGCTCTCGGGAATCGCAGGTCATGTTGCTAAGGGTGGGCATGTTCTGGATGCTCCGCGCCGCCACCACGTACTTCCAGACACCCATTGTTGCCGACACGAACAAGCGGGCCTTGAAGTCCTTGAGAGCCAGGACAACGTCAACGGCGTGTTGCTGGAGAGTGAGGAAGAGAGAAGaaagcaagaagagaaaaggcaggaaggtcaaccagaaaGGCGTCTggtttgccaccctacactgAGGGTAAGGGCACGTGGGTAAGGGACAGGCGCAAAAGAAAGAGGGAGCAAGTAGGACTGAATATACGCGGGCGATGAACGGGAGGATCGAAAACGTTTAGTCAAGCCGGCACACTTCATTAAATGCAAGGGAAAGTCCAGTGAAAGGTTAAGCGGGAATGCGCGCGCAATCTACACGAGGTACTTATCGCGATACGATCGGTCGGCGTCAAACCAGCTATAGCTGTCTCACGCTTGTCCGGTATCCTGTTGTGCCCATTCAAGCAACGATCGACGAGGTTAAAAAAGTATGTCTACCTGTAGCAGTAGACATAATTTCGTCAGCAAGTTCTTTGTTTCGGGAGACGTATGAAACGGAAATCGGGCAGCCTGTATGGAACCCTTGCGTTCATATTGATACAACCTAAAACAAGGCCTGCAAGAGACAGCAGCTTCTCAATCGCAAGACAGATTCTCTGAGACGTAACGACATCCAGTCAAGCTACAGGTTCACCGGAAGTGTTTTCTCTGTGTTTGCGCGTGAGTGCCTAGAACGACTGAAGCACAATGTTGCACGATTGCACGATCATAAGCACAAgcacgattgcagcgcccgcaccTCCAGTGGTGGGCCTCGCGCCCAACACAGTGGACGAGCGCTGACTTACAGCTAAAAGTTTTTTTGATGAGTGAACGATGGACTAAGTTGCCCAAATCGGAGTCCTGCAAGGCAGATGCTATGATATTCAAACGCCAAAaccacccgccgtagttgcttagtggctatggtaatgtcgcgggatcgaatcccggtcacggcggccgcatttcgatgggggcgatatgcgaaaacacccgtgtactcagatttaggtgcacgttaaagaatcgcaGCTGGTACCAacttccggagtctcccactacggcgtgcctcataatcatattgttgttttggcacgtaaaacccaataatttcattttcttttttcaaccgcCAAAAGTTGCTCAAACCAGGTCTTACGTTCTTGACTAAACTATTTCTCAGAATTTACGAGAATGGTAACTAGCAAACAAATGGCATAAACACAGCATTCATAGCGCATGCTCTTTAACTTCTCCGACTAATAAACATAAATGTACGATACAATACCTGCGCTCAATACCTGAAAGTGGTGTAATTTTCTGGCGCCGGTCTTTACGGGCAGTGTAGTGGCGCCTGTGCGATGCCATAACAGTCCCTACGAGGCGCGTTAAAGATTTTAAGCGTGACAGCTATTTCGGCGCACCCGCGTATATTAGAGCAGCGTCCGAGAAGTCTAAGCGCAACGCCTTGCTACCACTGCTTCACCCTTCGAGCGAAACTGCCAATTTCTAGTGAATGAATCAGTGCTGATTTCAGCTGAGAGGTCCCACACAGCGAAATAGGTGGTGCCTCTTCGATTTTTCATTTACGTCACTTTCTGGCTCACAGAAGGTTTCTCCTTGGTACGAATGACCGATTATTTATTACAGAAACCTAATATTTCAATCTAActcgacttaatattttcctcATATGTCCCTTTAAGTCATCCTCGGTGACCCTCCGGTTCAATGCCATAATAAGTTTCAGCGGAACTCATCTAAGATGACTTTCTAAGTCATGCGAGAGTAttcacacagccgacatgctttATTAAAATTTTATTACAGCCTATTGAGCGAAGCGTGACGGTACATCCGTATGGCTTAGTCGCTCTCGTAGCCCGACACACTGCGTCTCTCTGGCGTCACACTACAAACGCGAGCAGCTCATGCACGTCGATATTCTGAcaacacggcggcggcggcggcgctcaTTTATTAGTTGTGCCCACGACAGCGATGAGGGGACGATTCGTGCTGCACTACGAGTCGTATGTAAGCGCTTTCAACGGCGTCACGCCATGCGATCGACGTCAACCACCGCGCtatgcgagcgccatctggccATCTGTGCGTCGCGGTGTGACTCGTAAGAAGGACCGCGACGACTGCTCGTGTCGAGGCCTTCCGTTGGAGGTCTCTACTGTCGCACGTATTCCGCGCCCCTTCTCAGTTGTTGGCGTTTACCATTCTGCTTACTCGCTTACCATACCGTAGGCCAAGGTTCGATTCCATGCAGGAGGATAAAATTTCCTAAATTTTTTTGCGCGGTCATCGTAACGAGGCGAGATAGAACAAAGTTGCGTAG
This window encodes:
- the LOC142584361 gene encoding uncharacterized protein LOC142584361; this translates as MAEVRATALRDAGAPVHKKACPAEEPTPNLKEIDRRRLLGNRVAREDSKKKKQSASVRPRQVHHPVARRPAGTNIGNSSRVVVDRPLSGGSARRRTGDQGFSAFLEQCKRLLVTASYRGSVKNPLDALGVVFLSFLAARFPLERYFLRRQKSSRAGVGSAATGARKPRAIEDHSPMSDAVLLSVDKETRKARCTTVQIGQGRQAAATKVGEPGAKAPDGCGVSKHRQQPEHKGKPVEELVPVLTLPQAADVFQHMAGFLGPAILQQAGKGTSCVPGSADRQQRCPRFGRGFLAIRHSKSVFQTEEWKPRGRSLYKPLTNDMMINALSVDQLSFESGQFFLADGTGNYAGAKSGHAIHFWRYNNVEKRLFVSQSVFFLNEEDYTGVLEQLEYI